CACCCTCTACGCGCCCGACGGCCGCACCCCGCTGCACCCGCCCGCGCTGTCCGAGGGGTCCGCCAGCCTGCTGCCGGACCAGGACGTGCCCGCGCTGCTCTGGACGGTCGACCTCGACGCCGACGGCGCCCCGACGGCCGTCGACGTGCGGCGGGCACGCGTCCGCTCGCGCGCCCAGCTCACGTACGACGAGGTCCAGCGGGCGTACGACGACGGCACCGCGGACGGGACCCTCGCCCTGCTGCGGGACGTCGGGCGCCTGCGGCAGGACGCCGAGCGGGCGCGCGGGGGCATCACTCTGCCGACGCCCGAGCAGGAGGTCCAGCGGGTCGACGGGCACTGGGCGCTGGTGAGCCGCGCGACGCTCGACGCCGAGGAGTGGAACGCGCAGATCTCGCTGCTCACGGGCCTCTGCGCGGCGCAGCTCATGCTCGACGGACGCATCGGTGTGCTGCGCACCCTGCCGCCCGCCGACCCGCGCGACGTGGCCCGTCTGCGCCGGGCCGCGGACGCGCTCGACGTGCCGTGGCCCGACGGCGCGCCGGTCGGCGACGTCGTCCGGGGGCTCGACGCCGCCGTCCCCGCGCACGCCGCGCTGCTCACGGAGGCGACGACCCTGCTGCGCGGCGCGGCCTACGTGGCGTTCGACGGCACGGTGCCGGAGCAGGCCCAGCACGCCGCGCTCGCGGCCCCGTACGCGCACACGACGGCACCGCTGCGGCGCCTCGTCGACCGGTTCGTCGGCGAGACGTGCGTCGCGCTGGTCGCCGGGCAGGACGTGCCGGAGTGGGTGCGGTCCGCGCTGCCCGACGTCCCGGCGCTCATGGCCGGCGGTGACCGCCGCGCCAACGAGTACGAGCGCGGCTGCCTCGACCTGCTGGAGGCGGCGCTGCTCACCGGCCGGGTCGGCGACGTGTTCGACGGGGTCGTGGTGGACGCGCACGACGACCGCACCTCGGGAGTCGTGCAGCTGCGCGACCCGGTCGTGCGGGCGCGCGTCGAGGGCACCGCGCTGCCCGTGGGCGAGCACGTGCGGGTCCGGCTGGCCGAGGCGTCGACCGCCCGTCGCCGGGTCCGTTTCGCGCTCGCCGACCAGCCGGCCGCGCCGGCCGGCGCCGGCGACGCCGACGCGCGCGCCGAGGGCTGACCGGTGGACCTCGACGACGTCGCCGACGACCTGTACGGCGCGCCGCCCGACCAGTTCGTCGCACGCCGCGACGCCGCCGCGAAGGACGCGCGTGCGGCGGGCGACCGCGACCTCGCCGCCGAGATCTCCGCGCTGCGCAAGCCGACCGTCGCCGCGTGGCTGGTCAACGCGCTGCTGCGCGACGTGCCCGGGCTCGACGAGCAGCTCGTGACGCTCGGCGACAGCCTGCGCGAGGCCGAGCGCACGCTCGACGGCGCGGGCCTGCGCGACCTGTCGCGGCAGCGGCGCGCGCTCGTGACGTCGCTGGTCGGCCGCGCGAAGGCGCTCGGCAGGCAGGCCGGGCACAAGGTCGGCGACGCCGTCGCGCAGGAGGTGGACGCGACGCTGACCGCCGCGCTCGCCGACCCGGAGGTCGCGCGCGACGTCACGTCGGGCCGCCTCACCGCGGGCCGGGAGTTCGTGGGGTTCGGTGGGATCGCGTCGGGCGAGCCGGCCGCGGCGCCGGCGCGACCGTCCCGCGCCCCGGCCTCGCGCGCGAGCGACGAGACCCCGCGGACGACCACGTCACGCAGCCGCGCGCACCTGCGGGTCGTCGAGCCGCCCGAGCCCGCGCAGCCGCCCGAGCCGCGCGAGTCCGCCGCCGACCGGCGCCGTCGCCGCGAGCGCGAGGAGGCGGTCGCGTCCGCCCGCCGCGCGCGGGACGAGGCCGCCGACGCGCTGCGCACCGCCCGCGAGCAGCTCGACGACGCGACCCGTGAGCGGGACGCGCAGCAGCAGGCCGCCGCCGACGCCGAGACCGCCGCGTCGGACGCCCGGCAGGAGGTCGACGACCTCAACGCCGCGCTCGTCGACCTGCGGCACCGGCTCGCGGCCGCGCAGAAGGCGCTCACCCGCGCCGACGAGGCCGAGAGCCGTGCGGCGTCGAGCCTGCACACGCGCGAGAAGGACGTCACGTCCGCCCAGCGGGACCTGCGCCGCGCCGAGCGGGCCGCGTCGGACGCCGCCCACGCGCTCGAGCGCGCGGAGGGCGCGCTGGCCGACCTCGACGGCTCCTGAGGCGGCCGCTCGCCCGCGGTCAGCCGTTCGACGACGTCACCGCGATCGACGCGGCCGTGGCTGCGGCCAGGGCGGCCGTGACGCTCTCCGCGGCGGCGATCGCGCGGCGCACCGCCTCGCCCCCGACCTGACCGTCGGCGACCGCCTTCGCACGGCGCCGCACCTCGGAGCGGGACAGCCCGACGTCCCCGACGACGTCCGGCACCCGGCCGACGGCGTGCACGACGGCGACGAGGGTCGCGTCGCGCGCGTCGGGCGCGCGCGAGCCGACGATGACGTCGCGCACGCGGGCGCGCAGCCGCGCGGGCTCCCCGGCGGGGTCGACGGCGGGCCAGCGGGTGCTCCAGGTGATGCCGAGCGCGCGCACGGGCTCCGCCCGCAGGACGCGTGCGGTCGCGAGCCGGTCGTGCAGCGCGTCGCGCAGGCCCTTCGCGAGCCGCGGCAGGACGTCTTGCGGCTTGCGCGGGCGCGCGTCCAGCGCGAGGCGGTGCAGCGACTCGTCGAGGACCGCGTCCCCGGTCGCGGGCACCGGGCGCACGACGACACGGCCGGGTGCCGCGAGCGGGTGGCCCTTCCCCGCGACCTCGACGTGCCCGGAGAGCACGAGCTCGACGAGGACCGCCCCGGCGGCCGCGAGGCCGACGCGCTCGCCCGAGGTGAGCGCACGGCCGCTCACCGGGTCGGTGAGCAGCAGCAACGTCTCCTCCGCCAGCAGCATGCCCGTCACGGTAGCCGTGCCGGTGTCGGACCGGGAGGGGACAATCGGCCCCATGACGGGTCAGAAGGACGCGCCGCAGCTGCACGTCGAGACGGTCGAGGAGTGGCGCGACTGGCTCGTCGCGCACCACGCGGCGGAGACCGGCGTGTGGCTCGTGTCGTGGCGGCGGTCGACGGGCCGGCCCGCCGTGCCGTACGAGGCCGCCGTCGAGGAGGCGCTGACCGTCGGCTGGATCGACGCGACGCAGCGGTCGCTCGACGACGAGCGGACCGCGCAGTGGTTCTGCCCGCGGAAGCCCGGGTCGGGGTGGGCGCGCACCAACAAGGAGCGGCTGGTCCGGCTCGAGGCCGAGGGGCGGATGCTGCCGGCGGGCAGGGCCGTCGTCGAGGCCGCGAAGGCCGACGGGTCCTGGACGCTGCTCGACGACGTCGAGGCGCTCGTCGTCCCGCCCGACCTGGCCGCGGCGTTCGACGCGCACCCCGGCGCGCGCGAGACGTGGGACGCGTTCCCGCGGTCGGTCAAGCGCCTGCACCTGGTCTGGCTCGTCGACGCGAAGCGGCCGGCGACGCGCGCGGCGCGCGTCGAGGAGGTCGCCGTGAAGGCGGCGGCCGGCGAGCGCGCGCGGGCGTGACGAGCCCCGCGTGACCGAGCACAGGCGTGCGCGCCGGGAGGCCGCCGGGCGGGTGCTGCGGGACGTCGGCCGGACGGTGCGACGCTCGGACGTCGCGCTCGTCTACGGCGGCCTCGTCACGGCCGGTGCGCTCGTCATGGCGTTCCTCCCCGACGCGACGGTCGACGCGGTCACCGCGCACGCGTCCGGCAACCTCGACAACATGCGCGAGCGTCCCGTCGAGTCGCTCGTCCTCAGCGGCCTGGTGCTGCCGCACCCGTCGAACCTCGTGCTCGTCGTCGCGCTCGTCGTCGCCGTGGCCTACGTCCAGCGCTGGCTCGGGCGCGGCGCGACGCTCGTCGTGATGGCCGCGGGGCAGGTCGTCGCGTCGCTCGTCGTGGGGGCGGTGCTGACGACCGGCATCGCGCGCGGGTGGTTCTCGCCGGGACTGGCCGGGGCCGACGACGTCGGCGTCAGCTACGTGCTGGCGTGCGTGTCCGGCGCGCTCGTCGCGCGCGTGCCCCGACGGTGGCGGTGGTGGTACCTCGGGGTGCTCGTGGCCGTGTGGGTGCTGCCCGGGATCTGGCTGCGGTCGTTCACCGACGTCGGGCACGCGACGGCGCTCGCGGTCGGGCTCGCCGTGGCGCTCGTCGCGCACCGGGGCGCGGTCGCGGCCGCGAGCCCGGACGGCTGGCGGCCGACCGGTGACGAGCGGCACACCCCCGACACCCGGTCCCGGGACGACGGTCCCGGGCGACCAGGGGTCCCTGACCCGCGATGATGGGCCTCGTGCCGACCGAACCCGACGACGACGAGCTCGAGCTCATCCGCCGCTCGGGCGTCGCGCTGCGCGTCGGCCGCCTGAGCCTGTCGGCGGGGACCGGGTCCTACCGCGTGAAGGCGTCGATGGCCCGCATGGCCCGTGCGCTCGGCATCGACCGGCACGAGGCGCACGTGACGCTCACGGAGATCACGACGACGTCGCACCGCGGCCGGTCGTTCCGCACGGAGGTCGCGGAGGTCCGGTCCGTCGGCATCAACGCCGACCGGCTGTCCCGCCTCGAGGCGCTCGTGTCCCGGCTGGAGGGCCGCAAGCTCCGCGACGGCGTCGAGACGACCGTCGAGGAGGCCACCGCCGAGCTCGACGACATCGCCGCCCGCAAGCCCCTGTACCCGGCGCTGCTCAACGCGCTGTGGTCCGGGATCGCGTGCGCCGCGTTCGCGTTCCTCAACAACGGCGGGCCGGTCGAGGTGGTCGGCGTGCTCGTCGGGGCGTCGCTCGGGCAGGCGCTGCGCCGGGCGCTGCTGCACCGCGGCTATAACCAGTTCGGCGTGACGATGCTCGCGGCCGCGCTCGGGGCGTTCACGTACCTCGGGTTCGTCACCGTGCTGCACGGGGTCGGCGCGATCGGCGTCCGGCACGAGGCGGGCTACGTCTCCGCGGTGCTGTTCCTCATCCCCGGGTTCGCGCTCGTCACGGGCGCCCTGGACCTGGCGAAGCTCGACTTCTCCGCGGGCGTCGCGCGGCTCGTGTACGCACTCATGATCCTCACGTCCGCCGCGCTCGCGGTGTGGGCCGTGTCGAGCGTCGTCGGCCTGCAGCCCGACCCGCCGCCGCCGCTCGGCCTCGACACACCGCTGCTGCTCACGCTCCGGTTCGTCGCGTCGTTCCTCGGCGTCCTCGGGTTCGCGCTCATGTTCAACAGCCCGTGGCCCATGGCCGTCGGCGCCGCGACGGTCGGCATGGTCGCGAACGTCGTGCGGCTCGAGCTCGTCGACGCGGGCGTCGTGGTGCAGGCCGCCGCCGCGCTCGTCGCGCTGCTGGTGGGCCTCCTCGCGGCCGTCGTCGCACCGCGCCTGCACGTCCCGCGCATCACGATCTCGGTGCCCGCCGTCGTCATCATGGTCCCGGGCGTGACGGCCTACCGGGCGGTCTTCCACCTGTCCGACGGGCAGACGACCGCCGCGCTCGCGTACGGCGTCCAGGCCGCGCTCGTCGTCGTCGCCCTGTCCATCGGGCTCGCCGTCGCGCGCATGCTCACCGACCGTGTCTGGGCCTTCGAGCGCTGACGCGTCAGGACGAGCGTCGACGACGCCTGGGCGACCGTCAGGGCGCGCCCGGCAGCCGCTCGCACGCGACGCCGTTGTCGTCCCCGTCGAGCTCCGCGACGTCCCCGTAGTGCGGCAGGTACGTCTCGAACCACGCCTGCGCCTCGGCCCAGGTCGCGAAGTCCGCGCAGTTCCGCGCGTTGCCCGGGTCGGCGGGCGTGCCGCCCGCGGCAGGCGCGGGGTCCGCGGGCGCGGGCTCGACGGGTGCGGGGTCGACGGGTGCGGGCGCCTGGCCCACGGGCGGCGACGTCGCACCGGCGGGCAGCGGCTCGTCCGGGCACGACGCGAGCACCCCCGCGATCGCGTCCCGCTCGGCGGCGGTGACCCACAGGCCGTACGCGTGCTTCACGGCCACCTGCCGCGCCACGTACGCGCACCGGAACGCCTTGTGCGGCGGCAGCCACGTCGCGGCGTCACCGTCG
The sequence above is a segment of the Cellulomonas fimi genome. Coding sequences within it:
- a CDS encoding RNB domain-containing ribonuclease, yielding MPRRRVHLVPPSLAARPADAVDADVERGLADLRDELGVPDAFPADVVAEAQSASTAGPLADLPDATDVPFVTIDPPGSRDLDQAVHIERRGTGFRVRYAIADVASWVRPGGAVDAEARRRVVTLYAPDGRTPLHPPALSEGSASLLPDQDVPALLWTVDLDADGAPTAVDVRRARVRSRAQLTYDEVQRAYDDGTADGTLALLRDVGRLRQDAERARGGITLPTPEQEVQRVDGHWALVSRATLDAEEWNAQISLLTGLCAAQLMLDGRIGVLRTLPPADPRDVARLRRAADALDVPWPDGAPVGDVVRGLDAAVPAHAALLTEATTLLRGAAYVAFDGTVPEQAQHAALAAPYAHTTAPLRRLVDRFVGETCVALVAGQDVPEWVRSALPDVPALMAGGDRRANEYERGCLDLLEAALLTGRVGDVFDGVVVDAHDDRTSGVVQLRDPVVRARVEGTALPVGEHVRVRLAEASTARRRVRFALADQPAAPAGAGDADARAEG
- a CDS encoding GOLPH3/VPS74 family protein yields the protein MLLAEETLLLLTDPVSGRALTSGERVGLAAAGAVLVELVLSGHVEVAGKGHPLAAPGRVVVRPVPATGDAVLDESLHRLALDARPRKPQDVLPRLAKGLRDALHDRLATARVLRAEPVRALGITWSTRWPAVDPAGEPARLRARVRDVIVGSRAPDARDATLVAVVHAVGRVPDVVGDVGLSRSEVRRRAKAVADGQVGGEAVRRAIAAAESVTAALAAATAASIAVTSSNG
- a CDS encoding YdeI/OmpD-associated family protein, coding for MTGQKDAPQLHVETVEEWRDWLVAHHAAETGVWLVSWRRSTGRPAVPYEAAVEEALTVGWIDATQRSLDDERTAQWFCPRKPGSGWARTNKERLVRLEAEGRMLPAGRAVVEAAKADGSWTLLDDVEALVVPPDLAAAFDAHPGARETWDAFPRSVKRLHLVWLVDAKRPATRAARVEEVAVKAAAGERARA
- a CDS encoding rhomboid-like protein gives rise to the protein MTEHRRARREAAGRVLRDVGRTVRRSDVALVYGGLVTAGALVMAFLPDATVDAVTAHASGNLDNMRERPVESLVLSGLVLPHPSNLVLVVALVVAVAYVQRWLGRGATLVVMAAGQVVASLVVGAVLTTGIARGWFSPGLAGADDVGVSYVLACVSGALVARVPRRWRWWYLGVLVAVWVLPGIWLRSFTDVGHATALAVGLAVALVAHRGAVAAASPDGWRPTGDERHTPDTRSRDDGPGRPGVPDPR
- a CDS encoding threonine/serine ThrE exporter family protein, which codes for MGLVPTEPDDDELELIRRSGVALRVGRLSLSAGTGSYRVKASMARMARALGIDRHEAHVTLTEITTTSHRGRSFRTEVAEVRSVGINADRLSRLEALVSRLEGRKLRDGVETTVEEATAELDDIAARKPLYPALLNALWSGIACAAFAFLNNGGPVEVVGVLVGASLGQALRRALLHRGYNQFGVTMLAAALGAFTYLGFVTVLHGVGAIGVRHEAGYVSAVLFLIPGFALVTGALDLAKLDFSAGVARLVYALMILTSAALAVWAVSSVVGLQPDPPPPLGLDTPLLLTLRFVASFLGVLGFALMFNSPWPMAVGAATVGMVANVVRLELVDAGVVVQAAAALVALLVGLLAAVVAPRLHVPRITISVPAVVIMVPGVTAYRAVFHLSDGQTTAALAYGVQAALVVVALSIGLAVARMLTDRVWAFER